In a genomic window of Patescibacteria group bacterium:
- a CDS encoding efflux RND transporter periplasmic adaptor subunit, giving the protein MLNKQVQYIKKHKIFLIIVLIVIIGISYFFYNKYQTNKKNAEISYVISKVEKGNIVSSISGTGQVSDSNQIELKPKVSGEVVYLNLKNGQVIKEGDVLAKIDSSDIQKTVRDAKANLDSAKISLDKLKKSADSISLLQAQNALDQAKEAKQNAQDNIDNTYEDAYNSISSAFLDMPDIITDLDNILHSSEISENEITVWDGQNNSDALISTIDSFLNKNKLETFQKSSEKDYSTARLKYDSSFDNYKKSTRYSSNKVIEDLLNKTLEAVKSISQAAKSENNYLSAWSDYRIQDDLEVFTSVSEYQTSLSSDISKINSHLSTLSTIQRSFEDNREALTDADRTITEKTELLKDLENGTDPLDIKAQELFVQQKQNTLNDAYEQLTDYTIKAPFDGIVAEVTTKKGDDVSSGTSIATLITGKQIAEVSLNEVDISQIEVGQKATLTFDAVEDLSITGEVVEVASIGSSSSNVVSYNVKINFDTQDERIKPGMSVSASIIINSKQDIIVVSSSAVKTKNNVKYVEIPDENVGVSDSVGIVLTKIPKQQIVETGISDDTSVEITSGLSEGDLIITKTINSSKSSSSNSSSSTKSSTNATKSILGGDDGPPMMR; this is encoded by the coding sequence ATGTTAAATAAACAAGTTCAGTACATTAAAAAACATAAAATATTTTTGATAATAGTACTTATAGTTATTATTGGAATATCTTATTTTTTTTATAACAAATATCAAACCAATAAAAAAAATGCAGAAATTTCCTATGTCATTTCTAAAGTAGAAAAAGGAAATATTGTATCTTCTATTTCTGGAACAGGACAAGTGTCTGATTCAAATCAAATAGAACTCAAACCAAAGGTTTCAGGGGAGGTTGTATATCTAAATTTAAAAAATGGTCAAGTAATAAAAGAAGGAGATGTTTTGGCAAAAATTGATTCATCTGACATCCAAAAAACCGTTAGAGATGCTAAAGCTAATTTGGATTCTGCAAAAATTTCTTTGGATAAATTAAAAAAATCTGCAGATAGTATTTCTTTGTTACAAGCTCAAAATGCCTTAGATCAAGCAAAAGAGGCAAAGCAAAATGCACAAGATAATATTGATAATACTTATGAAGATGCTTACAATTCTATTTCAAGTGCCTTTTTAGATATGCCTGATATTATTACTGATTTAGATAATATTTTACATAGTAGTGAAATTAGTGAGAATGAAATAACTGTGTGGGATGGTCAAAATAATTCTGATGCCTTGATAAGTACAATAGATTCTTTTCTTAATAAAAATAAGTTGGAGACATTTCAAAAATCTTCTGAAAAAGATTATAGTACGGCTCGTTTGAAATATGATAGTAGCTTTGATAATTACAAAAAATCAACAAGATATTCTAGTAATAAAGTGATAGAAGATTTGCTAAATAAGACACTAGAAGCGGTAAAATCTATTTCTCAAGCTGCAAAAAGTGAAAATAATTATCTAAGTGCTTGGAGTGATTATAGAATCCAAGATGATTTAGAAGTTTTTACAAGTGTATCAGAATATCAAACCAGTTTATCTTCGGATATTTCTAAAATAAATAGTCATTTATCAACTCTTTCTACAATTCAAAGATCGTTTGAAGATAATAGAGAAGCACTTACAGATGCCGATAGAACTATTACAGAAAAAACAGAATTATTAAAAGATTTAGAAAATGGTACTGATCCATTAGATATTAAAGCTCAGGAATTATTTGTACAACAAAAACAAAATACTTTAAATGATGCATATGAACAATTAACTGATTATACTATCAAAGCTCCATTTGATGGAATTGTTGCTGAAGTAACTACTAAAAAAGGTGACGATGTTTCTTCTGGGACTTCAATTGCAACACTTATAACTGGAAAACAAATTGCAGAAGTTTCTTTGAATGAAGTAGATATTTCTCAAATTGAAGTTGGACAAAAAGCAACACTCACATTTGATGCAGTGGAGGATTTAAGTATTACTGGAGAAGTTGTAGAAGTTGCTTCAATAGGATCTTCTAGTTCAAATGTTGTTAGTTATAATGTAAAAATAAATTTTGATACTCAAGACGAAAGGATAAAACCAGGAATGAGTGTAAGTGCATCTATTATTATAAACTCAAAACAAGATATAATTGTTGTTTCAAGTAGTGCGGTTAAGACAAAGAATAACGTAAAATATGTTGAAATACCAGATGAAAATGTAGGTGTATCTGATAGTGTGGGAATAGTTTTGACAAAAATACCAAAACAACAAATAGTAGAAACTGGTATCTCAGATGATACATCAGTTGAAATTACTTCAGGTCTTAGCGAAGGAGATTTAATAATTACAAAAACAATAAATTCTTCTAAATCGAGTTCTTCAAACTCTAGCTCTTCTACTAAATCATCAACTAATGCAACAAAAAGTATACTTGGTGGCGATGATGGTCCACCTATGATGAGATAA
- a CDS encoding RNA polymerase sigma factor, which translates to MENQEDVELIKKYIKGDKESLDILIKNYFSNIYNFVYNFVYNKTEAEDITQDIFVKMWKNIKKFNQDKNFKSWLFVIAKNTAIDFLRKKKSFVFSEFDNEEGDNILLETIKDEDLIPDEILEKKDLKELLNNAISKLSLSYRTVIILHHVEEMTFREISEILKEPIDTVKSRYRRGIIILRNLLK; encoded by the coding sequence ATGGAAAATCAAGAAGATGTTGAGCTAATAAAAAAATATATAAAAGGTGATAAGGAATCTCTAGATATTCTTATCAAAAATTATTTTTCAAATATTTATAACTTTGTTTATAATTTTGTTTACAACAAAACAGAAGCAGAGGATATAACTCAGGACATATTTGTAAAAATGTGGAAAAATATTAAAAAATTTAACCAAGATAAAAATTTTAAATCTTGGCTTTTTGTAATTGCTAAAAATACCGCAATAGACTTTCTTAGGAAAAAAAAGAGTTTTGTTTTTTCTGAATTTGATAATGAGGAAGGTGACAATATTTTACTTGAAACAATAAAAGACGAAGATTTAATTCCAGATGAAATATTAGAAAAGAAAGATTTAAAAGAATTATTAAATAATGCAATTTCTAAATTATCACTTTCATATCGTACGGTTATTATATTGCATCATGTTGAAGAAATGACATTTAGAGAAATATCTGAAATTTTGAAAGAACCTATTGATACTGTAAAGAGTAGATATAGACGAGGAATAATAATATTAAGAAACTTATTAAAATAA
- a CDS encoding PIF1 family DEAD/DEAH box helicase — MKQHEALAILKLGHNVLLTGPAGSGKTYLLNQYIGHLRKNGVAVAITASTGIAATHIGGRTIHSWAGIGIKDKLTKKDITTLTKRSYLKKQFEKVEVLVIDEISMLHAHRLDMINLVCQAFKKNFLPFGGIQVIMSGDFFQLPPISPGVEEIEFVYKSNAWKDMDLRICYLNEQHRQNDKDMTHVLKSLRENNINSEIVDLLKSRMNQKIKNKIRPIRLFTHNVDVDIINSSELKKISAPEFIYNMTSDGEKKLVESLKKNCLAPEKLVLKKGAQVMFVKNKFKNEKAIYINGSTGIVVSFDETGFPIVRLNSGEEILVAQDSWTIDGEDKILAKINQIPLRLAYAITVHKSQGMTLESAEIDLSKSFGYGMGYVALSRLISLKGLYLLGINDMAYKLNPQVFAFEKELLSLSKKFESEKSPKVHKKQSSFIS, encoded by the coding sequence ATGAAACAACATGAAGCTTTAGCTATATTAAAATTAGGTCACAATGTTCTTTTAACAGGACCTGCAGGAAGTGGTAAAACGTACTTGTTAAATCAATATATTGGGCATCTTAGAAAAAATGGAGTTGCAGTAGCAATAACTGCCTCAACTGGTATTGCAGCAACCCATATTGGTGGTCGCACTATTCATTCTTGGGCTGGAATAGGAATTAAGGATAAACTGACAAAAAAAGATATTACCACTCTTACCAAAAGATCATATTTAAAAAAACAATTTGAAAAAGTTGAAGTTTTGGTAATTGATGAAATTTCTATGTTACATGCTCATCGACTAGATATGATTAATTTGGTTTGTCAGGCTTTCAAAAAAAATTTTTTGCCTTTCGGTGGAATTCAGGTAATTATGTCAGGAGATTTTTTTCAGCTTCCTCCAATATCTCCAGGAGTTGAAGAAATAGAATTTGTTTACAAATCTAATGCTTGGAAAGATATGGATTTGCGTATTTGTTATCTAAATGAACAGCATCGTCAAAATGACAAAGACATGACACATGTTTTAAAAAGTTTGAGAGAAAATAATATTAATTCTGAAATAGTTGATTTGTTAAAAAGTAGAATGAACCAAAAAATAAAAAACAAAATTAGACCAATAAGACTTTTTACTCACAATGTTGATGTTGATATTATAAATAGTTCTGAATTAAAAAAGATATCAGCACCTGAGTTTATTTATAATATGACAAGTGATGGAGAAAAAAAATTGGTAGAATCTTTGAAGAAAAATTGTTTGGCACCAGAAAAATTGGTTTTAAAAAAAGGTGCACAAGTTATGTTTGTAAAAAATAAATTTAAAAATGAGAAAGCTATTTATATAAATGGAAGTACTGGTATAGTTGTTAGTTTTGATGAAACTGGTTTTCCTATTGTTCGCTTGAATTCTGGAGAAGAAATTCTCGTGGCTCAAGATAGTTGGACTATTGATGGTGAAGACAAAATTTTAGCAAAAATAAATCAAATTCCACTTCGCTTGGCGTATGCTATTACTGTTCACAAGAGTCAAGGAATGACACTTGAATCTGCAGAAATAGATTTGAGTAAGTCTTTTGGTTATGGAATGGGTTATGTTGCCCTGTCGCGTCTTATTAGTTTAAAAGGATTATATTTGCTTGGAATAAATGATATGGCCTACAAATTAAATCCACAAGTTTTTGCATTTGAAAAAGAGCTTTTATCTCTTTCTAAAAAATTTGAAAGTGAAAAAAGTCCCAAAGTTCATAAAAAACAATCAAGTTTTATATCTTGA
- a CDS encoding TatD family hydrolase, producing the protein MIIDSHLHISTTNKSKTFAIAKKELLLEMKKNKVNQVIVIPDNVKNPYCADLDIVSKLIKNDYRFFMIATLKIDSVNKKNIAKIETLFKNKKAIGFKIFPGHDPIYPTDTRWFPIYKLCEKYNIPLIIHTGINSNNKSVAKFNDPKYIIKVANKFKNLKIIIAHYFWPKLDYCFEKTNGFDNIYFDLSALADEEVVKKSGGIKKIRQILLKTHKRKPDSLLFGTDWPMCNVTKHIDLVRSLPISSKEKQNIFFKNTKKIFNLK; encoded by the coding sequence ATGATTATAGATAGTCACCTACATATTTCAACAACTAATAAAAGTAAAACATTTGCCATAGCAAAAAAAGAACTTTTATTAGAGATGAAAAAAAATAAAGTAAATCAAGTAATAGTTATTCCTGATAACGTAAAGAATCCCTATTGCGCTGACCTTGATATAGTTTCTAAACTCATTAAAAATGATTATAGATTTTTTATGATAGCGACATTAAAAATTGATTCTGTTAATAAAAAAAATATTGCAAAAATAGAAACATTATTTAAAAATAAAAAGGCTATTGGTTTTAAAATATTTCCTGGACATGATCCAATATATCCTACAGATACAAGATGGTTTCCTATTTATAAATTATGTGAAAAATATAATATACCATTAATTATTCATACCGGAATAAATAGCAATAATAAATCTGTTGCAAAATTTAATGATCCTAAATATATTATAAAAGTTGCCAATAAATTTAAAAATTTAAAAATAATAATTGCCCATTATTTTTGGCCAAAATTAGATTATTGTTTTGAAAAAACAAATGGATTTGATAATATATATTTTGATTTATCTGCACTTGCAGATGAAGAAGTTGTTAAAAAAAGTGGTGGGATAAAAAAAATACGACAAATATTATTAAAAACCCACAAACGCAAACCAGATAGCTTGTTATTTGGAACAGATTGGCCAATGTGTAATGTTACAAAACACATTGATCTTGTAAGATCACTTCCAATATCATCAAAAGAAAAACAAAATATATTTTTTAAAAATACTAAAAAAATATTTAATCTTAAATAA
- a CDS encoding YkgJ family cysteine cluster protein → MIKSLKELYDALDDLFFDISNVCKNCKYDDCAGYIWLLQQEVSVLMKAGVEILQVNDISNFVNPFQGKENIDIEQVKPKCPWYKNRRCTVRSNRPLVCRMYPLNFATEGDNIYLVLHMDCDYSLNNQFNEEFHKRAIALFGNITDGFFAKILKTYILVDGITKFPDGPNNYKKLIKVNRLKSNLEKGGEL, encoded by the coding sequence ATGATTAAAAGTTTAAAAGAACTGTATGATGCTCTGGATGACCTATTCTTTGATATCAGCAATGTGTGTAAGAATTGTAAATATGATGATTGTGCTGGTTATATTTGGTTGTTGCAGCAAGAAGTAAGCGTCTTAATGAAAGCGGGTGTTGAGATTTTACAAGTTAATGATATTAGTAATTTCGTGAATCCTTTTCAGGGTAAGGAAAATATTGATATTGAACAAGTAAAACCAAAGTGTCCGTGGTACAAAAACAGGAGGTGCACAGTTAGGTCTAATAGACCACTTGTGTGTAGAATGTATCCATTGAATTTCGCTACTGAAGGTGATAATATTTATTTAGTACTTCATATGGATTGTGATTATTCTTTAAACAATCAATTTAATGAAGAATTTCACAAAAGAGCAATTGCTTTGTTTGGAAATATCACAGACGGATTCTTTGCAAAAATACTAAAAACTTATATTTTAGTTGATGGTATTACAAAATTTCCAGATGGACCAAACAATTACAAAAAGCTTATTAAAGTCAATAGACTGAAATCAAATTTAGAAAAAGGAGGTGAGCTATGA
- a CDS encoding radical SAM protein produces the protein MHNDSKIFNEWHWEITRRCNLSCRHCLTKCGALLRDELTTDQAIQCIDVMKDLGCGNVMITGGEPLIREDFFDLVEYMHKSNISLGLLTNGFLVDQHITNKLSMYIKSFGISLDGSSETMHDKLRGHGSFFRAIRSIDLLKSCGSVTVYITVSSYNLKELGNIVDLAFSIGAKRVHISEINIIGRAKDNCHRFIMNTEEKEVFKTFATQYDNDGFVMESSCGLDLSSVYLSYNGSIYPCSEIAINTPKRMLTNINDHNCRAKMLEVSKQWKIPQGNCCYSIYVYNNIVVYLNVDKDCVLTKGNWS, from the coding sequence ATGCATAATGATTCAAAAATATTCAATGAATGGCATTGGGAAATTACTAGAAGGTGTAATTTATCTTGTAGGCATTGCTTAACAAAATGTGGAGCTTTGTTAAGAGATGAATTAACAACTGATCAAGCTATACAATGTATAGATGTAATGAAGGATTTAGGATGCGGTAATGTCATGATAACTGGTGGGGAGCCATTAATTAGGGAAGATTTTTTTGATCTAGTGGAATATATGCATAAATCAAATATTTCATTAGGATTACTTACGAATGGTTTTTTAGTGGACCAACATATTACTAATAAATTATCTATGTATATTAAATCATTTGGAATAAGTCTAGATGGTTCATCGGAAACAATGCATGATAAATTAAGAGGTCATGGAAGTTTTTTTCGTGCTATTCGTTCTATAGATCTATTGAAATCTTGTGGATCCGTAACAGTTTACATAACTGTATCGTCATATAACTTAAAAGAACTTGGGAATATAGTGGACTTAGCTTTTTCTATTGGCGCAAAAAGAGTCCATATTTCTGAAATTAATATTATTGGAAGAGCCAAAGATAATTGTCATAGATTTATCATGAACACTGAGGAAAAAGAAGTATTTAAAACTTTCGCTACTCAGTACGACAATGATGGATTTGTTATGGAATCGTCTTGTGGTTTGGACTTATCATCTGTTTATCTGAGTTATAATGGGTCTATATATCCATGTTCAGAAATTGCAATTAACACACCAAAAAGAATGCTTACAAATATTAATGATCATAATTGTAGAGCTAAGATGCTTGAGGTATCTAAGCAGTGGAAAATTCCACAAGGTAATTGTTGCTATAGTATTTATGTATATAATAATATTGTAGTATATCTTAATGTAGATAAAGATTGTGTCCTTACCAAAGGAAATTGGAGTTAA